GTGTATGTAAGAATTGAAGCTCCAAGAGGTGAGTGTTTTTACTATATTAAAGGTAATGGTACTAAAATACTTGAAAGAGTAAGAATTAGAGTCCCAACTTATGCAAATATTCCAGTCCTTAGAGAGTTATTTGTTGGAGAAAAATATTCTGATGCTCAAGCAATTGTTTTAAGTTTTGACCCATGTATGAGTTGTACAGCAAGATAAGGAGTTAATATGATTAAGATGTTTATTGAAAGTTTTAAAAATATGTTTCAAAAGCCAGATACTATAAAGTATCCATTTGAGCCTTCTCCTCCTCCAAAAGGGAGATATAGAGGGACTATTTTATATGAAGAATCTTTATGTATTTTTTGTGATAAATGCGAAAATGTATGTCCTCCTGGGGCAATTTTATTTGAGATTGTAGATTATGAAACAAATAAAAGAGAATATAACTACAATCCATATTTGTGTATTTATTGTGGTGCGTGTGTAGATGAGTGTCCAAAAGCGGATGAAGGTTGTTTAGTTCAAGATGATACAACAACACCTGTATTAGGTAGAGAATTGCCAAAAGATAAAAAACTTGGATATTTAGTAAATAGAGTTGAAAATCCAAAAGAACTTGAAAAAGCATGGGATGAATTAGAAAAAAGAGCTAAAAAAAGCAGAGAAGAGTATGCTGAATTTAAAAAACAACAAAGATTAAAAAAGCAACGAGAAAAAAAAGCAGCAGAAGCTAAGAAAAAAGCTG
This Caminibacter mediatlanticus TB-2 DNA region includes the following protein-coding sequences:
- a CDS encoding 4Fe-4S binding protein, which encodes MIKMFIESFKNMFQKPDTIKYPFEPSPPPKGRYRGTILYEESLCIFCDKCENVCPPGAILFEIVDYETNKREYNYNPYLCIYCGACVDECPKADEGCLVQDDTTTPVLGRELPKDKKLGYLVNRVENPKELEKAWDELEKRAKKSREEYAEFKKQQRLKKQREKKAAEAKKKAEEQKENTSSTNTENKPS